In Miscanthus floridulus cultivar M001 chromosome 8, ASM1932011v1, whole genome shotgun sequence, the sequence GTCATCAAAACCAAGCATGTGTGAGAAATTTGCCGCATAATCCAGAGAATTATCAGCTTCTATTGATTTCCCACCCTTGAAAATTCTTCAAAGAACAAATGAGAGTATTATTCATTAATTCTAAAATTTGTACACAACTTTAACTTCACGAAATTTGACTGATGTCACCTCCAGTAAGTGCATTAAAAATTGAAGCATTTCAAAACAAAAGCTACCTCCGGTAAACATAAGAAGCCACTGGTGGAAGCCGAGCAATCAAATTTAAGCAGTCTTCATAAGTAGGCTCCCAAAACCTATACAAATAATAATTGTGAACACCATGGAAAGCAACCACTGAACACATAAGAAAATGGGTGGCAGTACAAATCCCAAGTTTACTTTGATTTTGGCAATCCATTGTCGTAAGCTTTTTGAAATTCGCTCTCAACCTGAAATGGAGTTTAAAAATGGAAACTAAGTCACTTTCGAGGCTTTAGAATTTACAAACAGCATCCACGACACAATGGGAAATAATTTAAATACCAATTGCATCCAGTTCTAAAAAATCCAATAGATCGCAAGGAAATGTGATTTTATTTCACAATTATGATATTATACTTAGAAGAGACAGCATGCCGGAAGTGGAAGGACTCACCTGAAGAGCCATTACTCCCGTGGTAAACTGTGTCATAGGATGTGCAGTTACTGGGAGAGCATCTATTGCCTTATAGACATGAGCTGCAACCATATAAATTATCAGCTGCTAGAGAGCAAAGTGGCAAGATGGAGCATACAAAGTTAACACAGTCATACTAACAGAAACATATAGACCTCTCTATTAATCTGTGACTACCTTTGAATTTTAGAACAGGGGGACATTAGCATCAATTCGTTCAGATGATTTGTAGATTTAACTGGTCAAAACAATAACACAAGTAGCCAGCAGTGTGTTCAAAATACCTGGGACAGTTGAGCGCGCAAGCAAATCCTTTGATAGAGCATCAACTTGCTCTTTGGTTGGGACCTGCAACAAGAAAAAACACACAGGCTCAAAACTTATAGAAATAGGGTGAGAATTGCGGAAAACTGAAATATATTAAAGGAATGGCAATACAAAGATAAGCAAGAAACGTTGTCCCCATTCTTAATCAACAATAAATATTTCCCTAGTTTTACGGAACACTTTTGGCACATTTGTAAATTAAAATTAAATGAATATAGGCAGGCATATACCTTCCCCGTCAAAAGAAGCCAAAGGAGACCCTCAGGCAAAGGTTCACCACCCTTAACTGCTGTTGGCAGCACTTTCTGGCACTCTGGAATCGAGAGGCCCCTAAAACGAATACCCTGGATAGAAAAGAAGTGGTTATTTATTACTGAATGAATGTGCTTCACTTTGAAGTTTATAAATATGTTAATGTCAAAACTAGATTATTACATCCAACAACAAAGATGATGAGTGATGTGCACCCAGCCATTCAGGTTTGACAAGCTCAAAATCAACCCCAATAAAGAAACAAGAAATGCAGCTATCATGctaaaagaaaatgacttaaaaacAATTATAACCTTCAACTACAGCAAATTCATGTGCTATAGtaaattgttagaaaattttcCATGTATCTTCTATAGATCTTGTGTAATACTTAATTAAATTTGGAACTGTGTACATATTTTGACCTAGAATGGGCATGAGCTAATAGTACACTATGCTAACATAGCATCATGACGAGGATGCATGCAAGATACCTCCTCTGGGTCAAGTAGGGATGTTTCCCAAAGCATTCCAATCATCCCTCTCATTCCACCAAGGACCTGCAGGAACATTATTCAGGAATTTCACATGATAAGTTAATATATGCTGTAGAAAAGCAACAGAACTATCCATAGACAATTGATAAGCAGTATATCATACCATATCCACAGTTATGTTTCCAAGCTGGACCTTTCCGTGCTCTGACTTAAGCTTCTTTAAGCGATCCTGTAACAAGACAGACTAACATTTGAGAACAGCAAGGCCAGATGAACAGGTGTTCATATTTCACGAAGACAAGTGGTTAGATAAACAAGTGTGAGGTAGATTCTCTAAAACTTTATTATTCTAAATCTGCCAACTACAGCTAGGTGCAAAACGTGCAGACTGATTTCCTCTGACAGAAGAGGGAATAGAATTGATGTAACAGTTTGTGCTACTTTCAGACAAGCAATTCCTTTCATGTTCCATCACATGTTTGAGATGAAAATGTATCCACATGTTTGAGATGAAAATGTATTGGACACAGAAATACATGAGCTTAAAGAAAAGGGATACATGAGCTTAAAGAAAAGGGATTGAGCTAAAAGAGAAGGGAGTGACACTATTTGCTAGTATCGGCTAAAAGAACAGAAGATAAGGCATCAGATACCCCCAGGAACTTTTCGAAGTATCGGCTAAAAGAACAGAAGATAAGGCATCAGATACCCCCAGGAACTTTTCGACTTTACAAGATTAATAGATGGTCTACGAGCAGCAAACCTGTTGTTCTGGAATCAATTCCTGCAACTGGGACTTAAGATCCTGCATTTGCAGAAACACAATCAGCGTCCAATCCAGAGTACACAAAACTGTACCGCAAGGTACAACAGTTAGACGAACTGTCTTACGAGATCGGACGCGCTCTGCATCTGCAGCCATCTCACACCGCCCAGCGTGGTGGCCTCCTGCGCCTGGCAACACGAACAGCACGGGGGGGAAAATCTCAGCACGACAGCCCCCACAACCGGTGAAGCAGCATACACAAAAGGACAAAGCGCCACCGCTCAATGGACCACTCACCATGCGGGATCGCAGTCTCGAGACCGCGGTGAGGCCCCGGAAGAACGCCATGGCCGGAGCGCTCGGCTACGACCGCACCTGGGCAGACACAGCAACCAAACAAACAGACGATCTCATCAGGTCACCGCAGCCGAATTCAACCGAAACCCCCAAAGGACAAAGGAAGTAGGGGAAGCAAACGGATAATTACTACACCGCCCCCACCACGCAGCAAACGAATCCGCGGCAGAGCGTGGGGGCAGATTGGAGACGAAGATGGGGTTGGGTTCGAGGGCTCGCGATGGAGAAGAGATCCCAACGAATAGAACGAACAATTACGCCTAGACTTGCTTACCAAGGAATGCAAGAGACACGGGCGGGAGAGGACGGGACCGCGTGTTCCGcggcgagggaggaggggagcCTGAGAAGTCGGGGGAGGAATGGGGGCTGGTCGTCGGCCTCGGTTGGTGAGGGGCGGCGAGCCGAATATATACGGGGGCTTGAGGAAGTCGTGTGCCACCTGCCAGATGCCCCATTAATATCTTTCGAATGCCTTTTGGATTAACTTAGGCAGGCTCAACGAGCATTAAATACGCTGATAGGTTACTGTTTTGACGAAGAGAGAAGATAAAAATTTTATGGGAATAGAGAGTGTTTCATGAGGATAAAACTCTTCTATACTGTTTTCAAAATATAGGTGTGTTGAAAACTGAAAGATAAAATCTACACTGAGACTGACCTTAGCCTATGTTTGGTTCTTCAGAAGCTCCTAAAatttctatcacatcgaatgtgaCTGTTTTCAAAATATAGGTGTGTTGAAAACTGGAAGATAAAACCTACACTGAGACTGACCTTAGCCTATGTTTGGTTCTTCAGaagctcctaaaatttctgtcgcatcgaatgtttgatatatgtatagagtattaaatatagactaattataaaactaattgcacaacttgcgactaatttgcgagacgaatcttttaagcataattagtccatgatttgacagcgttgtgctacagtaaatatatgataatgacagattaattaggcttaaaaaatcgtcttgtaaattagcctccatctatgtaattggttttataatttatctatatttaatgctccttattaatatctaaatattcgatatgacatgaattttaaaagcgactgaagaaccaaacaccccctcaaGTTTTTGCCATTTTGGGGAGTTAGAAGAAATCCGGGTGGCATATACAAATTTGTAAATATAAAGCTAGAAGTGTTTTCTACTAACAAACAGTTCGAATTAATATTATGGTCATTTTTGTGAGTTTTGCGTTGGATTTGAGATACCGGTAGGAGAAAAATATCTGAGACAACAATTCCGTTGTTCTATCTATGAAAGGTCCCTTTTCTTTTTAGTACATCCATGACAGGCTGTTTCAAGTTTCATCAAAGCCCGAAAGGCGTAGAAAAGAACAACACGGGTACGACTTTTAAGCTCCAGGCATGAAAGCCATCCCTTTCAGTCGTCCATAATATGGGATCAAGCTATAGTTACGGATTAATAAATACTAGCACTGTAATATGTAAAATGAAGAATGAAGAGTGGAACACAGCTACGAAggcccgttcggctggcagaattttggctaaaaaatactattctgactgaattattatgagagaaaaatattattccggctaaaaaaagctgaacaagtcgaatatgggatAAGCCTAACAGAACCAAAGACAGAAAATCTTATGCAACGCGTGCCTCTTCCATACCGACTCCCCGAGAAAGAAAGGGACATCGGTTTTTGGCTCTCGTGAGGTAGATGGTTGAGTTGTGACACATGATCCTGATTGTTTAGAAAGGTTGATTGAATAATCTACAGGTCAATGATTTGAATTTGGTAGCTAGACAACACTTTGCCACCTAGAAAGCGAGATGGCATCACACTTTCATTGATGGAAAAAGAATGAAACCCTAATGAAGGTCATTGTAGGGTTCGTTATCTTAAAAAAATAACGAAATTTCAGGGTTCTTTGTTATATAAGTGAAACGATCTATGATTttctcgaagggaaatccacatattacatcataatgtgatagtccaAGAAGACTAAGCTgtcacattatcattattcagttgATATCACAGTTCATACATCGCGGAATTACAAGTTTACAAGATATTACAACACTTGGTAACACATCTAAGTACAACGTATACTAGCGGAAACGCACACAGATCAGCATCAGAGTAGACATAGCACGTTggcgggtgaaggctcctccttcacgggcaatcATCAGAGTAGGCGTAGATTATCAGTGGGTGTAgacttcatctcctcaaccaaacttgagcgtaggaacgaaaCCATCTAATCCTTCTAATCTCCATTGTCGTCGTCGTAGATGACATCCAAACCTGCCAAATATCTTTTAGTATGATTTATACTAGcaactggctcccaccctatacTTTGCGTTGCTTTATGGTAAGtgaaatgcaagggtagagcaaaaggcctatTTATGGTTGTActtttcctatgcaagttcatcaatattttataatagttcatcaagttttaatccatctcatccacatgttcacccatcccatcacacacatctcaccacactcactctctaggcggcaaGGGCGACTCCCTCTCGTGCCTTGCCTTATCGGCTAACAGCCGAAAACCAACAAACCtggggggaagaagaaaggactgCTCTCACTAATCAaaggaagcgtaggtcataggaatgtccatatccgcgGACGCGGCTATatatatagatcgatcaactctgtagagcgtgtacacctggaaccacaagatcaccatcatcaacGGTGGCCACCGTCTAGGCTGATACTGGCTGCCTCCCAACCGGTACGATGCCACCCTGCCACTCAGCCCCGAGTCACCCCAGAGTCCACCACGCTGATATTGTGAGACGTAGTACCGGGCCCTCAAGGTCACTAcactgtcttaggagggtgtgagacatacgcccgtacctccctacactatcacctACATCCTAGGCAGTAGTGGCATCACCCTAGCTGGTCGGGTAACCGTCCCCCGCCCATTCAGGAATGAGTGGTGTGTacatagggtcctatgatccggtTCTCTCGACATACTAGTCCTTAGAGGGGACCAGACAGGACATCTTCTCAAGTCGGGTTAACCGACACCCCATGCCTCGACGTCACCTCCTCCCCGGGGGCTCACCCCTATGAGGCATCCCGAGGTCTACTCCACTCATATGTACCCGCCACAGGTACCACTCATCATAGAGGATGCTCAGGTCACACCCTCTCGACAAAGACTTGTCCCAAGGACTCGTCATAGAATCCTGTCAGGtcaactcaaccctcaccacacgtccaagacgcacgccaagatctccctaAGTTATTACCACATTATTGACATCGAATGCcatagccactcacaaacaatcagaactattttaccatcttttatcttccagttcttactacggtgctacacCATAGTCAAGTCATACCGTCTTATGGAAAtgacgattcgtgaaccaatgtatcccaactgggtaccccaaaaTACACATATGGTTTGTaacctaggcacaaacaagaccaacccattctactcctatcacggggtccaggtccccatccaaacttagactctaagcccccacacttgagacccggtctcaacatggtgcttagacctccacctttccccacctctaatcagtcgatccgaaaagagccagaacccacgacaagagcgtaacgagccttcccgctcccataagcaagtatgtgctcaggacaataagtctgtgacctgactatcatccacagcaacggatggtccttaatcgacacgaacaggaAAAAccgtgtaaccaagctaagccccgttagccacgggacacaacctgttacacccaccaatacccataccatatccctaccctgtctctattttttcttttatcattttattataagagtaataataatcccctattgtgagcaatggtaggttactcacgctactgatgacctaagcatagcatcttgttggattcataaacccagggtccccaatggacctgcttccctaTAAAACCCGGCCTAGTAGGCGGCGCAACGACAACACGTACCTAGGCCGGcctagatacataatgacaggctAGGACAACAATTCGGTCCCTGATCGAAAGGCCTAACCAAGGTGGGACCATAGTCCGGCTCTGACCTCCTTCTCCGATCGAGGATACGCCAaacctctgctcgctgctcttttcTGACCAACACGGTCGGGACCGACTGGGAACGactgaccagggacgcccgctcgatgagGGCCCGAGGatcaggtggagcagataagataaggcgcttaagtcaaccgcaataccgaggaccataccctaccatgccctacgcacctgtaggacggtgccaccaggccatgctagACAGGCACTATACAATCTTTCAGACGCGTTAGAgcacaaatagtattataggcgccgacgtttgccgtaccaggcgaacacggtagagcctgccagatgcGTCTGTacataaacagtattatgggtgccaataaccgtctcgtacccgacaacataggcaacaagactagatagcacatgtatacacacactctctctctctttctgacttgtaaggctatccccttcaactataaaaggggacgaGCTCTCTCCTAAATGACACTCTCTCTCGGGAAAAAAGAGGCTAGACGACTCGAGGACTCAATGACCTAAGGACTCAAACAgttcaatagctctagaactcgacagctacacagagcatacgctccaatacttagcgcacgttagagctcCCATAATTCTCTTCCATTTGGcttagagtccgaccgggcctctaacaccccttaTCATTCCTCACTCGTTTATAACgctacagcaaacttcgagcatctgggctcaggaataaagtcactgatcgactaaaactagacgtagggcacgttgtctgagcCAGTATAAAttttgtgtcattgagtgctaggccacatccgatcacaacgcatggtaaaactacaaatatttacttgttggtcaaatTTCGCACCGACATATCTACTCgcacctgcactagtaagactcttaggacacgtatatctatgcatgtggtttccataaaattcctgtaacataaatgcacaacacacacacacacacatatacatatatatatatatatatatatatacggtgaattataaaatagagatTATGCGCTGGGACTttccttgggcaggcgcggtgtcagctgagtcagtcagtggtggctccaggacctcctcctacacaagaatctcctccttgtactcctcgacgatctccaccaacttgttctctacatgcatgcgatgatgatgtaacacttagggggtgtttggttgagctgtggctgtgggaaaaagctgctgtgggctgtgagctatgagaaagctgctgtgggctgtaagCTGCAGAAAAGctaaaagctgtttggttaaacaagtataaaatatatcttctatctttatctctcttgaaacaactatggaagagctttttattccaccaattttgaaaagcagaaagccaaaagccaaaagcagggtcaaaccagctttcaaaaataaactacggaaaagcagctgcttctgaaaaagcagcatccaaaagcagcccctttggttgagcttttggcttttggggccaaaagccaaagccaaaagctcaaccaaacacccccttagcatttaggcaacaacaactctaaaaataagaatacgcatactaagctactaagatagctctaatgactaagatactaagctaactattattttcatcaagcaaagtgttgggttcaactaacaaacccttagcttggtaatttaaggatatatctttatttttactagtgatttaatgtatattgaaacaaagagtatttaactaccctaatgcttagtctattctaaagctacaaaaattatagtgagcacataataatacaataaaactgctataaaaattttaggatcaaaactatcatcaattcaccacaaaaattcctacaataattaacttaataatattaagtgtTCTAAAacaatttaatagctcctagtatcaacacatataagtatgaactaaatacaccaacagatagatcataattttaggaacctaacaaattttgtttcataatttttaaacacctacatgattttatattaattaccagagatcagctcaaaaattaaattagaaaaccattactaattttctaagaaaaagaaaaatgaatctcCCGCATGGCCCACATGTGCGGCCCACGTGACGCAGCGTGCACAGCGGCCTGCTGAAGCGGCCCACGCGACGCCGCCCCGCGCGCAAGACGGCCCACGGCGGGGAATCCTACGTGTgctggcgcttttgcaaaatAGATCTCGTACTTCTCCTAAATTACAACTAAGTCCTAACGCTATTTCCCCCTTTCTCAAACcttttcacttaaccccctggctttTCTAGAATTCCCCCGCATGCACCCCCGGCGACTTAGCGCACCACGGCGCAACGGCGGTGACACAGCgcggccacctaggacctacgACGACCCTCCCAACAGGTCGGTCACCATCTCCGACCCGAGCGTCTATGCTAAGCGACGGTGCGGGGTGATATGACTTACTAGGGAAGGCAGCAGCGGTGCGCAACCATTCGCGATGACAGCACCACTGTTTCGATGAGCTAGGACAGCTACAGACCTAATTGGTTAGCGTGTGAGCATCAGGAGCCTACCATGGACCAGGCCAAAGTGACGGTTGGAGCAGAGGATGACGGCGAAGGGAtggccacgtgcggccgagcCATGCGGCGATGCACCGCGGCAGCACGGTCGCGTCAGTAATGACTGTGAGGCAGTAGAGGTTCGGCTATGGCATGCATGGCAAAGAGGGGATGAAGGCGAATttagtggtgcagaggaattggCTCGGGGTAAAGTGATGGAGGGCTGCCCTTGGCCATAGCCGAGCATGGCCTTATCGGCACAACGGTGGGGAAAGTTCCAAATTAGAGCTTGGTTGTGCCTTCTTCATGGCTGGGTGGGGTCAGGCAGTGTGAGGACTTAATGAGGAAGCCATGGATgcactgaattgaatggaggtgatcgctcGATGCTTAATTTGATGGCGTGGCTCGACGACGGTAGTAGAGAGAGACGGGGCATGATAGATAGGCTCAGCTCGGGCTCACCTTGGTGGGACGCGGTCGACCTGATCGTGGAGGCACGCGCGCAGATGCTACGGACAAGCATGCGCGTCCACGACCGGCATGGCCCACGCGGCGACAGCGAGCTCGGCCACATGCGTGCGGCAGTGGCGGCCTCAAACTGGGCCAGCAGTGGCACAGAGGTGTAGAGAGAAGTGTGGAAGTGATGGTGAGGCGATGATACTGGCAGCGGCTACGTCACTGTGCGGGGTGTGTCGGCAGTGTGGTAGCGCGATGGGGCCGGTGGTAGTACTGCTTGGCTGCataagcagcagcagcggctccacGCGCCAGAGGCCATTGATGGCCAGGCCACAGCCAGGCCAGAGCAGCCGTGGCCAACCACACGCGGCAGCGCATATGCGCGACAAGCGCGCACGCACTACCAGCGCGTGACGCCGTGCGGCCGGGCGTGGTGA encodes:
- the LOC136475959 gene encoding citrate synthase 4, mitochondrial-like isoform X1 — protein: MAFFRGLTAVSRLRSRMAQEATTLGGVRWLQMQSASDLDLKSQLQELIPEQQDRLKKLKSEHGKVQLGNITVDMVLGGMRGMIGMLWETSLLDPEEGIRFRGLSIPECQKVLPTAVKGGEPLPEGLLWLLLTGKVPTKEQVDALSKDLLARSTVPAHVYKAIDALPVTAHPMTQFTTGVMALQVESEFQKAYDNGLPKSKFWEPTYEDCLNLIARLPPVASYVYRRIFKGGKSIEADNSLDYAANFSHMLGFDDPKMLELMRLYVTIHTDHEGGNVSAHTGHLVGSALSDPYLSFAAALNGLAGPLHGLANQEVLLWIKSVIEETGSDVTTDQLKDYVWKTLKSGKVVPGFGHGVLRKTDPRYSCQREFALRHLPEDPLFQLVSKLYEVVPPILTELGKVKNPWPNVDAHSGVLLNHFGLSEARYYTVLFGVSRSMGIGSQLIWDRALGLPLERPKSVTMEWLESYCKNKSA
- the LOC136475959 gene encoding citrate synthase 4, mitochondrial-like isoform X2, with translation MAFFRGLTAVSRLRSRMDRLKKLKSEHGKVQLGNITVDMVLGGMRGMIGMLWETSLLDPEEGIRFRGLSIPECQKVLPTAVKGGEPLPEGLLWLLLTGKVPTKEQVDALSKDLLARSTVPAHVYKAIDALPVTAHPMTQFTTGVMALQVESEFQKAYDNGLPKSKFWEPTYEDCLNLIARLPPVASYVYRRIFKGGKSIEADNSLDYAANFSHMLGFDDPKMLELMRLYVTIHTDHEGGNVSAHTGHLVGSALSDPYLSFAAALNGLAGPLHGLANQEVLLWIKSVIEETGSDVTTDQLKDYVWKTLKSGKVVPGFGHGVLRKTDPRYSCQREFALRHLPEDPLFQLVSKLYEVVPPILTELGKVKNPWPNVDAHSGVLLNHFGLSEARYYTVLFGVSRSMGIGSQLIWDRALGLPLERPKSVTMEWLESYCKNKSA